One Streptomyces lincolnensis genomic region harbors:
- a CDS encoding aldehyde dehydrogenase family protein gives MATTTLTPTTRTLTLKPGTSWTDAWQRCLAVAPEAFRDDRVLNLWGSAWQADGRALPAASPVDGSPIAGPPRLDAATAHRAVRASLDQHRAWRHVPLDERRARVAATLDALTQHRELLALLLVWEIGKPWRLAQADVDRAIDGVRWYVDGIEPMIAGRVPLDGPVSNIASWNYPMSVLVHAVLVQALAGNAVIAKTPTDGGVACLTLASALAAREGIPVTLVSGSGGELSEALVRAPEIGCVSFVGGRDTGAAVATAVADLGKRHVLEQEGLNTWGIWNHTDWDALTAVIPKLFDYGKQRCTAYPRFVVQRHLFDEFLAAYLPAVRTLRVGHPLAVERPDDPLPALDFGPLINAAKAKELRDQVAEAVDRGAVPLHRGDPADARFLPGQDTSAYVLPVTLLGPPPSSPLHHAEPFGPVDTIVLVDTEAELLAAMNASNGALVATLSTDDRATFDRLAPQIRAFKVGHGTPRSRGDRDELFGGFGASWRGAFVGGELLVRAATRGPAGERLPGNFPDYHLMP, from the coding sequence ATGGCAACAACCACCCTCACCCCGACCACCCGGACCCTCACCCTCAAACCCGGCACCTCCTGGACCGACGCCTGGCAGCGCTGCCTCGCCGTGGCCCCCGAGGCCTTCCGCGACGACCGCGTCCTGAACCTCTGGGGCTCGGCCTGGCAGGCCGACGGCCGGGCCCTGCCCGCCGCCAGTCCCGTCGACGGCAGCCCGATCGCCGGCCCGCCGCGCCTGGACGCCGCCACCGCCCACCGGGCGGTACGCGCCTCCCTCGACCAGCACCGAGCCTGGCGGCACGTCCCCCTCGACGAGCGGCGCGCCCGCGTCGCGGCCACCCTCGACGCCCTCACCCAGCACCGCGAACTGCTCGCGCTGCTGCTCGTCTGGGAGATCGGCAAGCCCTGGCGGCTCGCCCAGGCGGACGTCGACCGCGCCATCGACGGAGTGCGCTGGTACGTCGACGGCATCGAACCCATGATCGCGGGCCGCGTCCCGCTCGACGGCCCGGTGTCCAACATCGCGAGCTGGAACTACCCGATGAGTGTGCTCGTTCACGCAGTGTTGGTACAGGCACTGGCAGGCAACGCGGTCATCGCCAAGACCCCGACCGACGGCGGTGTCGCCTGTCTGACCCTGGCCTCGGCGCTCGCCGCCCGCGAGGGAATTCCCGTCACCCTCGTCAGCGGCAGCGGGGGCGAGCTGTCCGAGGCGCTGGTGCGGGCGCCGGAGATCGGCTGCGTCTCCTTCGTCGGCGGCCGCGACACCGGCGCCGCGGTGGCCACGGCCGTCGCCGACCTCGGCAAACGACATGTACTGGAACAGGAGGGACTCAACACCTGGGGCATCTGGAACCACACCGACTGGGACGCGCTCACCGCGGTCATCCCCAAGCTCTTCGACTACGGCAAGCAGCGCTGCACGGCGTATCCGCGCTTCGTCGTCCAGCGCCACCTGTTCGACGAGTTCCTGGCGGCGTACCTCCCGGCGGTGCGCACGCTCAGGGTCGGACACCCGCTCGCCGTGGAGCGGCCCGACGATCCGCTGCCCGCGCTGGACTTCGGTCCGTTGATCAACGCGGCCAAGGCCAAGGAGCTGCGCGACCAGGTCGCCGAGGCCGTCGACCGCGGCGCCGTCCCGCTGCACCGCGGCGACCCGGCCGACGCGAGGTTCCTGCCCGGCCAGGACACCTCGGCGTACGTCCTTCCGGTCACGCTCCTGGGCCCGCCGCCGTCCTCGCCGCTGCACCACGCGGAGCCGTTCGGCCCGGTGGACACCATCGTCCTGGTCGACACGGAAGCGGAACTGCTGGCCGCGATGAACGCGTCCAACGGGGCTCTGGTGGCCACCCTGTCCACGGACGACCGGGCCACCTTCGACCGGCTGGCCCCGCAGATCCGCGCCTTCAAGGTGGGCCACGGCACACCGCGCTCGCGGGGCGATCGCGACGAGCTGTTCGGCGGGTTCGGCGCGTCCTGGCGGGGTGCCTTCGTCGGCGGCGAACTGCTCGTGCGCGCGGCGACCCGGGGCCCGGCGGGGGAGCGGCTGCCCGGGAACTTCCCGGACTACCACCTCATGCCGTGA
- a CDS encoding methionyl-tRNA formyltransferase: MRVAMFGYQTWGHRTLQALLDSDHEVVLVVTHPKSEHAYEKIWSDSVADLAEEHGVPVLIRNRPDDEELFARLKEADPDIIVANNWRTWIPPRIFDLPRHGTLNVHDSLLPKYAGFSPLIWALINGEPEVGVTAHMMNDELDAGDIVRQEAVPVGPRDTTTDLFHKTVDLIAPVTIGALDLIASGHTDFIRQDRSQASFFHKRATEDIRIDWTWPAEDLDRLVRAQSEPYPSAFTFHKGRRLEVLAAVVSQGRYGGTPGRIFYREGDGVVIVAGADARTGRNHGLAITRVRTEDGREMPATEYFTSMGGYLTNRP; this comes from the coding sequence ATGCGGGTCGCCATGTTCGGTTACCAGACCTGGGGGCACCGCACCCTCCAAGCTCTTCTCGACTCCGACCACGAGGTGGTGCTGGTGGTGACGCACCCCAAGAGCGAGCACGCCTACGAGAAGATCTGGAGCGACTCCGTCGCCGACCTCGCCGAGGAACACGGCGTCCCGGTGCTGATCCGCAACCGCCCTGACGACGAAGAGCTGTTCGCGCGCCTCAAGGAGGCCGACCCGGACATCATCGTGGCCAACAACTGGCGGACCTGGATCCCCCCGCGCATCTTCGACCTCCCGCGGCACGGCACGCTGAACGTGCACGACTCGCTGCTGCCGAAGTACGCCGGCTTCTCCCCGCTGATCTGGGCCCTGATCAACGGGGAGCCCGAAGTCGGCGTGACCGCGCACATGATGAACGACGAACTCGACGCCGGCGACATCGTGCGGCAGGAGGCGGTGCCGGTCGGACCGAGGGACACCACCACCGACCTCTTCCACAAGACCGTCGACCTGATCGCCCCGGTCACCATCGGCGCGCTGGACCTCATCGCCTCCGGACACACGGACTTCATCCGGCAGGACCGGTCCCAGGCGAGCTTCTTCCACAAGCGCGCCACGGAGGACATCCGCATCGACTGGACGTGGCCCGCGGAGGACCTGGACCGCCTGGTCCGCGCCCAGTCCGAGCCGTACCCGAGCGCCTTCACCTTCCACAAGGGCAGGCGTCTTGAGGTCCTCGCCGCGGTGGTCTCCCAGGGCCGGTACGGCGGCACGCCCGGCCGCATCTTCTACCGCGAGGGCGACGGCGTGGTGATCGTCGCCGGCGCCGACGCCCGCACCGGCCGCAACCACGGCCTGGCCATCACCCGGGTACGGACCGAGGACGGCCGCGAGATGCCCGCCACCGAGTACTTCACGTCCATGGGCGGCTATCTCACCAACCGGCCGTAA